In Microbacterium sp. AB, a single genomic region encodes these proteins:
- a CDS encoding DeoR/GlpR family DNA-binding transcription regulator: MAISNLDAERRRERLVALAHEADGVLIDAAAELFAVSTMTIRRDLLDLEAEGRVRRVRGGAVAAETARAFDARSAVRATAKRAVAAKALSLVPRRGVVALDASTTVHALAASLGSRDRLMVCTNAFETFQAANRLEGVTAVLSGGAAEPTTGSLVGPIARRSLSSVYFDVFFASADAVDPSDGTSEVSVEEAEVKRMLAAGASRTVLCVDASKLGRRSVARALESDEISAIVTELEPSDPRLDPYRSLAEII; the protein is encoded by the coding sequence ATGGCCATCTCGAATCTCGACGCCGAGCGTCGCCGCGAGCGCCTCGTCGCGCTCGCCCACGAAGCCGATGGCGTGCTCATCGACGCCGCCGCCGAGCTCTTCGCGGTGTCGACCATGACCATCCGGCGCGATCTGCTGGATCTCGAGGCGGAAGGGCGCGTCCGCCGGGTACGCGGCGGGGCGGTCGCGGCCGAGACCGCACGCGCCTTCGACGCCCGCTCCGCCGTGCGCGCGACCGCGAAGCGCGCCGTCGCCGCGAAGGCCCTCTCACTCGTCCCCCGCCGCGGCGTCGTCGCCCTGGACGCCTCGACGACCGTGCACGCGCTGGCCGCCTCGCTCGGATCGCGAGACCGGCTGATGGTGTGCACGAACGCGTTCGAGACGTTTCAGGCGGCGAACCGGCTGGAGGGCGTGACGGCCGTCCTCTCGGGAGGCGCCGCGGAGCCCACGACGGGCAGCCTCGTCGGCCCGATCGCACGCCGCTCGCTGAGCTCGGTGTACTTCGACGTCTTCTTCGCGTCGGCCGACGCGGTCGACCCCTCGGACGGCACGTCGGAGGTCTCCGTCGAGGAGGCCGAGGTCAAGCGCATGCTGGCGGCCGGCGCGAGCCGCACCGTCCTCTGCGTCGATGCGAGCAAACTCGGGCGACGCTCCGTCGCGCGGGCGCTGGAGAGCGACGAGATCTCGGCGATCGTCACCGAGCTGGAGCCCTCCGATCCGCGGCTCGACCCCTACCGCTCACTCGCCGAGATCATCTGA
- a CDS encoding DeoR/GlpR family DNA-binding transcription regulator gives MPRLVLVNSLAAEERWNWLLTRLKESKAVSLAEAAEVLGVSEMTVRRDLSGMASQGIARRVRGGAVYSGPVSFEGRERSHAEEKTVVAEKLLPFVPSSGVIAMDSSTTIHRLAQLIAPSDDLTVVTNGLTTFQALQERPGVTAILTGGAADRRSGSLVGPVATAFLDGMRFAAFFSSAAAIDERACYEDTLEEAEIKRAFARSSAQVVIGAHSEKLSGNATAAAVTLDRVGVLATELAPDATDLAPYARIVETLL, from the coding sequence TTGCCTAGACTCGTGCTCGTGAACTCCCTGGCCGCAGAAGAGCGCTGGAACTGGCTGCTGACCCGTCTGAAGGAATCGAAGGCGGTGTCGCTCGCAGAGGCGGCCGAGGTCCTGGGCGTCAGCGAGATGACCGTGCGCCGCGATCTCAGCGGGATGGCGTCGCAGGGCATCGCACGGCGCGTGCGCGGAGGCGCCGTGTACAGCGGGCCCGTGAGCTTCGAGGGGCGGGAGCGATCGCATGCGGAGGAGAAGACCGTCGTCGCCGAGAAGCTCCTGCCCTTCGTGCCGTCGTCCGGGGTCATCGCGATGGACTCGTCCACCACCATCCACCGCCTCGCGCAGCTCATCGCCCCGAGCGACGACCTCACCGTCGTCACCAACGGGCTGACGACCTTCCAGGCGCTCCAGGAGCGGCCCGGGGTCACGGCGATCCTCACGGGCGGGGCCGCCGACCGGAGATCGGGCTCGCTCGTGGGCCCCGTCGCGACGGCGTTCCTGGACGGCATGCGCTTCGCGGCCTTCTTCTCGTCCGCCGCGGCGATCGACGAACGCGCCTGCTACGAGGACACGCTCGAGGAGGCGGAGATCAAGCGCGCCTTCGCGCGCTCCTCGGCGCAGGTGGTCATCGGCGCCCACTCCGAGAAGCTCTCCGGCAATGCCACGGCGGCGGCCGTCACGCTCGATCGCGTGGGGGTGCTGGCGACCGAGCTGGCGCCGGACGCGACGGACCTCGCACCCTACGCGCGCATCGTCGAGACCCTCCTCTAG
- a CDS encoding sugar ABC transporter ATP-binding protein, which translates to MASSGGIAVSLEGITKHYPGVVALDGVSLALAPGEVHAVVGENGAGKSTLIKVLAGAVEPTGGSIVVDGVAHGRLTPALAQELGIAVIYQEFTLVPTLDAAENVFLGHYLRRGPVLDRRRMHARTAELFARLGVDIDPRTPVSELTTGYQQIVEIAKALSRDARLLIMDEPSAPLTTAEVEAMHRVVDALKAQGMTIVYISHRMDEIFRLADRVTTLRDGRRIATQRTSETSRAQLISLMVGRELTEAYPLREGAPGDVTLRVAGLTGNGVRDISFEARAGEILGFAGLIGAGRTELMEVLFGAAPIDGGEVTLHGRSVVSRSPIQAIGNRIALVPEDRKRHGLVLEFSILRNISLPLLPTLSRATVVSRREERRLAETYMRDLRIKAPSGAEIVGNLSGGNQQKVVLAKWLATEPEVLIFDEPTRGIDVGARAEIYAIMNRLAAAGKTVLMISSDMEELIGMSDRIVVLREGVQQGTLPRQEITQETVMALAAQGDTE; encoded by the coding sequence ATGGCATCATCGGGCGGCATCGCGGTCTCCCTGGAGGGGATCACGAAGCACTACCCCGGCGTCGTGGCGCTCGACGGCGTCAGCCTCGCGCTCGCTCCCGGGGAGGTGCACGCGGTCGTCGGCGAGAACGGCGCCGGCAAATCGACTCTGATCAAGGTGCTCGCAGGCGCCGTGGAGCCGACCGGGGGGTCGATCGTCGTCGACGGCGTCGCACACGGACGGCTCACGCCCGCCCTCGCGCAGGAGCTCGGCATCGCCGTCATCTACCAGGAGTTCACGCTCGTCCCGACCCTCGACGCCGCCGAGAACGTCTTCCTCGGGCACTACCTCCGACGCGGACCCGTGCTCGACCGTCGGCGCATGCACGCGCGCACCGCGGAGCTCTTCGCCCGACTCGGCGTCGACATCGACCCCCGCACGCCGGTGTCCGAGCTCACGACGGGATACCAGCAGATCGTGGAGATCGCCAAGGCGCTCTCGCGGGACGCCCGCCTGCTCATCATGGACGAGCCCTCGGCTCCGCTGACGACCGCCGAGGTGGAGGCCATGCACCGCGTCGTCGACGCCCTCAAGGCGCAGGGGATGACCATCGTCTACATCTCCCACCGGATGGACGAGATCTTCCGCCTCGCCGACCGCGTGACGACGCTCCGCGACGGCCGCCGCATCGCGACGCAGCGGACGAGCGAGACGAGCCGTGCGCAGCTCATCAGCCTCATGGTGGGCCGCGAGCTCACGGAGGCGTACCCCCTGCGCGAGGGCGCTCCCGGTGACGTGACGCTGCGCGTGGCGGGCCTCACGGGCAACGGCGTGCGCGACATCTCCTTCGAAGCGCGCGCCGGCGAGATCCTCGGGTTCGCCGGCCTCATCGGCGCCGGGCGCACCGAGCTCATGGAGGTGCTGTTCGGGGCGGCGCCGATCGACGGGGGAGAGGTGACGCTCCACGGCCGTTCCGTGGTGTCGCGCTCTCCGATCCAGGCGATCGGCAACCGTATCGCGCTCGTGCCGGAGGATCGGAAGCGGCACGGGCTCGTCCTGGAGTTCTCGATCCTCCGCAACATCTCGCTCCCGCTGCTCCCCACGCTGTCGCGCGCGACGGTCGTGTCGCGCCGTGAGGAGCGCCGTCTCGCGGAGACGTACATGCGCGACCTGCGCATCAAGGCGCCTTCGGGCGCCGAGATCGTCGGCAACCTCTCCGGGGGCAATCAGCAGAAGGTCGTCCTCGCGAAATGGCTCGCGACCGAGCCCGAGGTCCTCATCTTCGACGAGCCCACGCGCGGCATCGACGTCGGGGCGCGCGCCGAGATCTACGCGATCATGAACCGCCTCGCGGCGGCCGGCAAGACCGTGCTCATGATCTCGTCCGACATGGAGGAGCTGATCGGCATGTCCGATCGGATCGTCGTCCTCCGCGAAGGCGTCCAGCAGGGGACGCTGCCCAGGCAAGAGATCACCCAGGAGACCGTGATGGCCCTGGCTGCGCAAGGAGACACCGAATGA